One region of Pogona vitticeps strain Pit_001003342236 chromosome 1, PviZW2.1, whole genome shotgun sequence genomic DNA includes:
- the ATRAID gene encoding all-trans retinoic acid-induced differentiation factor isoform X1 gives MASPGGHRVPRLLLGFLVAAAAAEPGAAPPPGQVCGEGCCAGPAPEGSAVAAFCGNRTGAELRGRCCVDGAPEQEAVVVVVGLDLGNCSLTTLCSGFQEARTAVIIDLTGNPLRDLPEDAFRGFTQLQTLALPRHLDCPGGSKGWENMRVQGSSRSCQGQRNPCNGSAGLESQNGSPGGDPQLRWPSSPGVTEWQAAVPPWGCPGAGGGKGCWLTNTNHPGRLLPLCSSCRARLPAPTSQNWVWLCPEASLCTPDGPGLFQCLCMSPYHGYKCLRQGSFPYLLFLGTLGAATAILSILLWVTQRRKAKTS, from the exons ATGGCTTCGCCCGGCGGGCATCGAGTTCCGCGGCTGCTCCTGGGCTTCCTGGTGGCCGCCGCGGCCGCGGAGCCGGGAGCAGCGCCGCCCCCGGGCCAG GTCTGCGGCGAGGGCTGCTGCGCGGGGCCGGCGCCGGAGGGCTCCGCCGTGGCCGCCTTCTGCGGCAACCGGACCGGGGCGGAGCTGCGGGGCCGCTGCTGCGTGGACGGGGCGCCGGAGCAGGaggccgtggtggtggtggtggg GCTGGACTTGGGGAACTGCTCACTGACCACACTCTGCTCCGGCTTCCAGGAGGCTAGAACTGCTGTTATCAT CGATCTCACGGGTAATCCACTGCGGGATCTTCCCGAGGATGCTTTCCGAGGATTCACCCAGCTGCAGACCCT GGCTTTGCCTCGGCACCTGGACTGCCCGGGGGGCAGCAAAGGATGGGAGAACATGCGTGTCCAAGGGAGCAGCCGGAGTTGTCAAGGCCAGAGGAATCCGTGCAATGGCTCAGCTGGGCTGG AGTCCCAGAACGGTAGTCCTGGAGGAGATCCCCAGCTTCGTTGGCCCTCATCCCCTGGCGTTACTGAGTGGCAGGCCGCTGTGCCACCCTGGGGCTGCCCtggggcaggaggagggaaaggatgctGGCTGACCAACACAAACCACCCGGGACGTCTCTTGCCCCTGTGCTCTTCCTGCCGAGCACGTTTGCCTGCTCCGACCTCACagaactggg TCTGGCTGTGCCCAGAGGCCTCCCTGTGCACCCCGGACGGGCCCGGCTTGTTCCAGTGCCTGTGCATGAGCCCGTACCACGGCTACAAGTGCCTGCGCCAG GGCTCCTTCCCTTATCTGCTGTTTCTGGGGACTCTCGGCGCTGCCACAGCCATCCTCTCCATCCTGCTCTGGGTCACCCAGCGGCGCAAAGCCAAGACCTCGTAG
- the ATRAID gene encoding all-trans retinoic acid-induced differentiation factor isoform X3: protein MASPGGHRVPRLLLGFLVAAAAAEPGAAPPPGQVCGEGCCAGPAPEGSAVAAFCGNRTGAELRGRCCVDGAPEQEAVVVVVGLDLGNCSLTTLCSGFQEARTAVIIDLTGNPLRDLPEDAFRGFTQLQTLALPRHLDCPGGSKGWENMRVQGSSRSCQGQRNPCNGSAGLVWLCPEASLCTPDGPGLFQCLCMSPYHGYKCLRQGSFPYLLFLGTLGAATAILSILLWVTQRRKAKTS from the exons ATGGCTTCGCCCGGCGGGCATCGAGTTCCGCGGCTGCTCCTGGGCTTCCTGGTGGCCGCCGCGGCCGCGGAGCCGGGAGCAGCGCCGCCCCCGGGCCAG GTCTGCGGCGAGGGCTGCTGCGCGGGGCCGGCGCCGGAGGGCTCCGCCGTGGCCGCCTTCTGCGGCAACCGGACCGGGGCGGAGCTGCGGGGCCGCTGCTGCGTGGACGGGGCGCCGGAGCAGGaggccgtggtggtggtggtggg GCTGGACTTGGGGAACTGCTCACTGACCACACTCTGCTCCGGCTTCCAGGAGGCTAGAACTGCTGTTATCAT CGATCTCACGGGTAATCCACTGCGGGATCTTCCCGAGGATGCTTTCCGAGGATTCACCCAGCTGCAGACCCT GGCTTTGCCTCGGCACCTGGACTGCCCGGGGGGCAGCAAAGGATGGGAGAACATGCGTGTCCAAGGGAGCAGCCGGAGTTGTCAAGGCCAGAGGAATCCGTGCAATGGCTCAGCTGGGCTGG TCTGGCTGTGCCCAGAGGCCTCCCTGTGCACCCCGGACGGGCCCGGCTTGTTCCAGTGCCTGTGCATGAGCCCGTACCACGGCTACAAGTGCCTGCGCCAG GGCTCCTTCCCTTATCTGCTGTTTCTGGGGACTCTCGGCGCTGCCACAGCCATCCTCTCCATCCTGCTCTGGGTCACCCAGCGGCGCAAAGCCAAGACCTCGTAG
- the ATRAID gene encoding all-trans retinoic acid-induced differentiation factor isoform X2 produces MASPGGHRVPRLLLGFLVAAAAAEPGAAPPPGQVCGEGCCAGPAPEGSAVAAFCGNRTGAELRGRCCVDGAPEQEAVVVVGLDLGNCSLTTLCSGFQEARTAVIIDLTGNPLRDLPEDAFRGFTQLQTLALPRHLDCPGGSKGWENMRVQGSSRSCQGQRNPCNGSAGLESQNGSPGGDPQLRWPSSPGVTEWQAAVPPWGCPGAGGGKGCWLTNTNHPGRLLPLCSSCRARLPAPTSQNWVWLCPEASLCTPDGPGLFQCLCMSPYHGYKCLRQGSFPYLLFLGTLGAATAILSILLWVTQRRKAKTS; encoded by the exons ATGGCTTCGCCCGGCGGGCATCGAGTTCCGCGGCTGCTCCTGGGCTTCCTGGTGGCCGCCGCGGCCGCGGAGCCGGGAGCAGCGCCGCCCCCGGGCCAG GTCTGCGGCGAGGGCTGCTGCGCGGGGCCGGCGCCGGAGGGCTCCGCCGTGGCCGCCTTCTGCGGCAACCGGACCGGGGCGGAGCTGCGGGGCCGCTGCTGCGTGGACGGGGCGCCGGAGCAGGaggccgtggtggtggtgg GGCTGGACTTGGGGAACTGCTCACTGACCACACTCTGCTCCGGCTTCCAGGAGGCTAGAACTGCTGTTATCAT CGATCTCACGGGTAATCCACTGCGGGATCTTCCCGAGGATGCTTTCCGAGGATTCACCCAGCTGCAGACCCT GGCTTTGCCTCGGCACCTGGACTGCCCGGGGGGCAGCAAAGGATGGGAGAACATGCGTGTCCAAGGGAGCAGCCGGAGTTGTCAAGGCCAGAGGAATCCGTGCAATGGCTCAGCTGGGCTGG AGTCCCAGAACGGTAGTCCTGGAGGAGATCCCCAGCTTCGTTGGCCCTCATCCCCTGGCGTTACTGAGTGGCAGGCCGCTGTGCCACCCTGGGGCTGCCCtggggcaggaggagggaaaggatgctGGCTGACCAACACAAACCACCCGGGACGTCTCTTGCCCCTGTGCTCTTCCTGCCGAGCACGTTTGCCTGCTCCGACCTCACagaactggg TCTGGCTGTGCCCAGAGGCCTCCCTGTGCACCCCGGACGGGCCCGGCTTGTTCCAGTGCCTGTGCATGAGCCCGTACCACGGCTACAAGTGCCTGCGCCAG GGCTCCTTCCCTTATCTGCTGTTTCTGGGGACTCTCGGCGCTGCCACAGCCATCCTCTCCATCCTGCTCTGGGTCACCCAGCGGCGCAAAGCCAAGACCTCGTAG